From the genome of Faecalibacterium prausnitzii:
GCGATGCCGCTCAGGTACGCAAGGCCGGGCATTCCCATCAGCAGCCAGCTGGACATATCGCTGGCCTCGGCGCTCATGGCCGTGACCAGCGGGCCCATCTTGCGGCCGCCCAGGTAAAAATCGGTGCTGTCGTTGTTGGACTTGCTGTAGGCAAATCCAACGAGCAGCATCGCCGCCAGATAACCAACGATGGTAACAATGATACAGAGATCGCTCATATTCCTTTCCTCCTCTACTTTCCCATTTGGAAGGATATTTTGATTTTATCACAGTAAAGCATCAAAGTACAAGGTTTTTTGAAAACTTCGGCCCTATTGGCAAAAAGTCCGCATCCGGCGCACAGAAAACCCGCAAAACGACCACAAAGTGCCCGCCGTTCCCCTCTGCCCGCGCCGTCTCTTCTGCGGGGCGGAACGGCCCGGCACAACAAAACGCCCGGTTCCTGTGCGGCACCGGGCGTTTTGTCTTTATGGAGAAATGAAAATGATGAAGGTGGATGGCTGTTTTCAGTTCTTCTTGGCTTCGCCTTCGGGGAAGATGATCTTGTTGACGAAGAAGAAGATGATCATCGAGATGCCGCCGTTGAGCACGGTGGTGCCGATGTTGTAGATGAAGTCGGGCACCAGCAGACCGGCCACCGCGACCCAGATGCAGTTGATGGAGTTGACGATGCAGGTGATGACGCAGAAGGCCAGCACGTACCAGCCGATCTGCTTGGCCAGATTGCCCTTGCTGCGGAACACAAAGCTGCGCTGGATGGGGAAGTTGATGCACTCGCCCACGATCATGGCGACCATGTAGGCGCAGAAGTAGGGCAGGCCGCCGTGGGCGGCGTCATAGCCGAGGATGTTCCACTTGAAGGTCTCGCCGAAGAGGGTGATGTCGATGCCCGGCCAGCCGAAGTCCACCACCGGCAGGCTTGCAAAGGCCTTGGGCAGGAATTGCAGCAGCAGGTACTTGAACACTGTGATGAGATTGGAGACGATGACGAACAGACCGCCCTCACGCACCCACTTGGCAGCGGCGGGGTGCTTGGCCGCAAAGTTGTTCCAGAAATTCATAGCAGTTCTTCCCTTTCAGCTGTTTTTCAGGCGTTTTTCCATCGCGCCGTTCTGGGCGATGTTCTTCACAGCCTCCACGATGACCCGCAGCAGACCGATGATCCAGAAGCCCTGCGCTTCCATCACGATGCCGTCCACCATGCCCATGCTGATGGCGCCGTTGGTCATCTTAGCCAGCGCGCGCAGCGGCATGTTGTACTGGAACAGGATGTTCAGGTCCGGCTTGCCGCGCTGGATGCTCCGCTTGAGCAGCAGGCCCAGCACCGCCGCCACGAGCCAGCCCAGCGGGCTGCGGCCGTGGCCCAGCTCGCCCAGCGTCATGTTGCGGTCGATCCGGATCTTGTCCTCCGGGATGGGACGGCCCAGCAGGGCGGCGAACTCGGCGTCCGGAACGCTGGTGATCTCGCCCGTCCTGTAATGGGGCAGATCCACGCTCTGGTAGGGGTCCGGCGCACCGGAACCCAGCACCACGACCTCCGCCGTCAGGCGGATATCGGCGCTGGAAGCGCCCACGCGGAGCTGATAGCTGCCGCCCTCGACCTCCCAGCTGTCGGTGGCCACGTTCCAGTAGCGGTAGGCCTTGTCGTCCAGCGGGATGGAGACGGTCTTGCTCTCGCCCGCTTCCAGCCAGACCTTGGCAAAGCCCTTGAGCTCCTGTGCGGGGCGGAAGACTTTGGCGTCGGGCTTGGCGACGTAGAGCTGGACGATCTCGGCACCGGCGCACCGGCCGGTGTTGGTCACGGTCAGGGTCACGCCCTCCGGTGCGGCCTTGAGGTCTTTGTAAGCAAAGGTGGTGTAGCTCAGGCCGTAGCCGAAGGGGAAGGCCACGGGCCTGCCCGCCGTCTCAAAGTAGCGGTAGCCCACATACAGGCCCTCGCGGTACTGGACGGTGCGGCCCTCGCCTGCGAAGTGGTCTTTCACCGGGGAATCGCTGTAAGCATTGGCCCAGGTCTCGGCCAGCTTGCCGCCGGGGCAGACCGTGCCGGTCAGCACGTCCACCAAAGCGCCCGCACCGGCCTGACCGCCCAGGCAGCCGTAGACCAGCGCCTTGCAGTCTTTGAGCCACGGGGTCTCCAGCGAGGAGCCTGCGCTGAGCAGGACGACCACGTTGGGGTTGACAGCAGCGACCGCAGCCAGCAGATCCAGCTGGTTCTGCGCCAGCTTCATGTCCATCCGGTCGAGGCCCTCGCTCTCCTTGATCTCGTCCAGACCCATGCAGAGCAGGACGACGTTGGCGTTCTGCGCCAGCGCGACGGCTTCTTTCTTCAGATCCTCGTCGGCCTTGCCCTGGCGGTCAAAGCCCTGGGCATAGCCGACATTGGTCAGGCCGCTCTCGGTCAGGCAGTCCAGGAAGGAATCCACCTGGATGGAGTTGACGGCGCTGGAACCGGCGCCCTGATAGCGGGGCGTCCTGGCAAAGTCACCGAGGACAGCGATTTTCTCGCCTTTCTTCAGCGGCAGCAGCGCGCCCTCGTTCCGGAGCAGAACGATGCTCTGGGCGGCGGCGCGGCGGGCCAGCGCATGATGCGCAGCGGCGTCAAAGGTGCGGGGTGCCTTTTCGACGGCGGCCTTGGTGTCGAG
Proteins encoded in this window:
- a CDS encoding GtrA family protein, producing the protein MNFWNNFAAKHPAAAKWVREGGLFVIVSNLITVFKYLLLQFLPKAFASLPVVDFGWPGIDITLFGETFKWNILGYDAAHGGLPYFCAYMVAMIVGECINFPIQRSFVFRSKGNLAKQIGWYVLAFCVITCIVNSINCIWVAVAGLLVPDFIYNIGTTVLNGGISMIIFFFVNKIIFPEGEAKKN
- a CDS encoding glycoside hydrolase family 3 C-terminal domain-containing protein, producing MKHADIIQTLDLEQKCALLSGGTVFDTRALPGKGIPSITLSDGPNGVRKQAGAADHLGLNPSVPATCFPTSATVANSWDPALGEAVGEAMGEEAAAQEVSVLLGPGLNIKRSPLCGRNFEYFSEDPYLAGKMAAGYVRGIQKNGIAACPKHFAVNSQELRRMASDSIVDERTLRELYLTGFEIVVKEAKPKTIMSSYNLVNGTYANENAHLLQDILRRDWGFDGAVVTDWGGSNDHALGVKNGSTLEMPFPGDDSVRELMKAVESGKISEHDVDTRLDELLELVLDTKAAVEKAPRTFDAAAHHALARRAAAQSIVLLRNEGALLPLKKGEKIAVLGDFARTPRYQGAGSSAVNSIQVDSFLDCLTESGLTNVGYAQGFDRQGKADEDLKKEAVALAQNANVVLLCMGLDEIKESEGLDRMDMKLAQNQLDLLAAVAAVNPNVVVLLSAGSSLETPWLKDCKALVYGCLGGQAGAGALVDVLTGTVCPGGKLAETWANAYSDSPVKDHFAGEGRTVQYREGLYVGYRYFETAGRPVAFPFGYGLSYTTFAYKDLKAAPEGVTLTVTNTGRCAGAEIVQLYVAKPDAKVFRPAQELKGFAKVWLEAGESKTVSIPLDDKAYRYWNVATDSWEVEGGSYQLRVGASSADIRLTAEVVVLGSGAPDPYQSVDLPHYRTGEITSVPDAEFAALLGRPIPEDKIRIDRNMTLGELGHGRSPLGWLVAAVLGLLLKRSIQRGKPDLNILFQYNMPLRALAKMTNGAISMGMVDGIVMEAQGFWIIGLLRVIVEAVKNIAQNGAMEKRLKNS